Proteins from one Juglans microcarpa x Juglans regia isolate MS1-56 chromosome 1S, Jm3101_v1.0, whole genome shotgun sequence genomic window:
- the LOC121246686 gene encoding B-box zinc finger protein 24-like → MKIQCDACEKAPATVICCADEAALCAKCDIEVHAANKLASKHQRLLLQCLSNKLPRCDICQDKAAFIFCVEDRALFCQDCDEPTHSAGSLSANHQRFLATGIRVALNASCNKDADKSCLEPPNQNKQQISVKTSTQQASSLTSPWGVDDLLHFSDLESSEKKEALELGEFEWLAEMGLFNEQIPQEALAAAEVPQLPMSQSSNFISCRPNKSSMTYKKPRIGFPDDDDEHFTVPDLG, encoded by the exons atgaaaattcagTGTGATGCGTGTGAGAAAGCTCCGGCAACCGTGATTTGTTGCGCAGACGAGGCAGCCCTGTGCGCGAAATGCGACATTGAAGTTCATGCAGCAAATAAGCTCGCAAGCAAGCACCAGAGGCTTCTCCTCCAATGCCTCTCCAACAAGCTCCCTAGATGTGACATCTGCCAG GATAAGGCAGCTTTCATTTTCTGTGTCGAAGACAGAGCCCTCTTTTGCCAGGACTGTGATGAACCAACTCATTCAGCTGGTAGCCTTTCAGCAAACCATCAGCGGTTTCTTGCTACTGGAATTCGTGTGGCTTTGAATGCCAGTTGTAACAAGGATGCTGATAAGAGTTGCTTGGAGCCTCCTAATCAGAACAAGCAACAGATCTCCGTGAAAACGTCCACACAGCAAGCTTCTAGCCTCACATCTCCTTGGGGTGTTGATGACTTGTTGCATTTTTCTGATCTCGAATCATCTGAGAAG AAAGAGGCACTTGAGTTGGGAGAGTTTGAGTGGTTAGCAGAGATGGGCCTTTTTAATGAGCAAATTCCTCAGGAGGCTTTAGCAGCAGCAGAAGTTCCTCAGCTTCCAATGTCACAATCAAGCAACTTCATCTCATGCAGACCCAATAAATCCAGCATGACCTACAAGAAGCCTAGAATCGGATTCCCAGATGACGATGATGAGCATTTCACAGTTCCTGATCTTGGCTGA